Within Sphingobium aromaticiconvertens, the genomic segment AATCGGTCTGCCACATCTCGTTCGGACGCGTGGTCTGGGTATGGAAGCGATCGGCGGCCTTGATCACCACATAGGCCGGACTGGTAATCAGATCGTGGGCCTTCAACAGGCGGTAAACGGTGGCCTCCGACACGAAGTAGCGCTTCTCGTCGGTGAAGCGCACCGCCAGTTCGCGCGGTGACAGCTCGCTGTAATCCAGCGCCATCTCGACGATCTGGCCCTGGATATCGTCGCCGATGCGGTTCCACACCCGACTCGGCGCCGATGGCCGATCTTCCAGCGCCTCCGGCCCGCCTTCGACGAAGCGATCGTACCAGCGGTAGAACGTCCGGCGGGGGATGCCGAGTTTGTCCAGCGTGTGCTTGGCGGGCAGGTGCGACTGCTCGACGATCCGGATGATCTCGAGCTTTTCGGATGCGGGATACCTCATTCGTCGTCGCCCCCATCCGCGATCATGCTTTTTTTAAGCAGGCGGTTTTCCAGCGTCAGGTCGGCCACGCATTCCTTCAGGGCACGGGCCTCGCGGCGCAGATCCTGCACCTCGCCAGTGGTCGCAGCACGGGCGGTGTCACCGGCCAGGCGCCGCTTGCCCGCTTCCATGAACTCCTTCGACCAGGTGTAATACAGGCTTTGGGCAATGCCTTCCTTGCGGCACAACTCGGCGATGCTGTCCTCGCCGCGCAGACCGTCCAGCACAATACGGATCTTGTCTTCGGCTGAGAAATGGCGCCGGGTCTGCCGCCGGATATCCTTCACAACACGCTCAGCAGGGGCCTTTGTCGGCGAATTTTTCAAGGAGGGTTTGGGCTTCATCTTCGTTCCTTCGTCACTACGACGAAGCCCAAACCCTCCTTAATTTACAACCTCAAATCTGTGCCATTGGTGCTGACGGCGGACAGCGCCAGTGCGGAGGGCGGGGCGACTGGCTCGCTCTACGAGCAGGCTTTCATGAGCCGCTTCGATGAAACCGTCGAGGAGATGCTCGCCCATATCGACGATCTGGGCGGGCCGCGTTCCTACGGCAATTATCCGGCCGGCTGGGGATGGGCGATGGGCGCGCCGTTTCAATATTACAAGCAGACCGCCTCGCATCTGGGCGGCGTGCGCAACGATCTGGTCATCTCCTGGCCCTCGCGCATCAAGGATGTGGGCAAGGTGCGGACACAGTTCCATTTCGTATCGGACATTGTGCCGACTATATTGGAAGCGACCGGAATCAAGGCACCAGAGACGCTGGAGGGCGTGCAGCAGAAGCCGCTGGACGGCACCAGCATGACCTACAGCTTCGACAATGCCAGAGCGCCCTCGCACCGCCGCACGCAGGTGTTCGAGACGATGCAGAATCTGGCCATCTATCATGACGGTTGGTGGGCCAACACGACTCCGCTTGAAGCCCCTTGGGACTTCTTCAAGCCGGACCAGAAGACCGGCGGCGACAATCGCGAGTGGCAGCTTTATGATCTGCGCAAGGACTATGCGCAAGCGGTCGACCTGTCAAAACGGGAGCCGACGAAGCTGAAGGAAATGCAGGCGCTGTTCTGGTCAGAGGCGAAGGCGAACAATATCCTGCCGATCCATGCGCCATGGGAGGGGCCGAAAGGGCGGCCGACCGCACTGCCGCCGGGCAAGAGCTTCACCTTCAAGGGGCCCATCTCGCGCCTCCCAACGACTGCGGCGCCCAACATGATCGGCAAGTCTTTCACCATTGTCACCGATGTGGACCTGAGTGGGGCTCAGGCGAGCGGCGTCATCGTCACTCATGGCGGCAGGTTCGGCGGCTATGCCCTCTATCTGGATAAGGGCGTGCCGGTCTTCCACTATAATGCGCTGGGAACCGAGCAATATAACATGCGCGCGGCCGCGCCGCTTGCGCCTGGACGCCACAGGGTCCGCGTGACATTTCAGATTGAAAAGCCGGTCGCGGGCTCGGGCGGCGAGTTCCGAATGGCGTTGGATGGACAGGACGCGGCTTCGGTCCACGCGAAGCGGACGATCGCGACCCGCAACTCGCTGCGCGAGGGACTCGACATAGGGCAAGATACGCTGACCCCGGTGACGGACGCCTACTCCATCGAGAACAGCGGGCTTCAGGGGCGCGTCAACGATGTTACTTTCACGCTGGGCGATTGACGGGGCCGGCGGGATGACGCTCATCTCCGGCGGCACCTTCACTAGGGGATCCAACCGCTTCTACCCCGAGGAAAGGCCCAAGCGGAATGTTCGCGTCGATGCCTTCTGGATCGATGATGCGCCGGTGACGAACCGCGAATTTTCGGCCTTCGCCCGCGCCACTGGCCAGGTCACCTTCGCGGAGATCGCGCCAGATCCGCGCGATTATCCCGGCATGCCGCCCGAACTGGCGCAGCCCGGATCGCTGGTATTCAACAAAACGCGCGGACAGGCGACGTGGCTTATTTGCTTTGAATGCCTGCGCTCCAATATCCCGGAACTACGTTGGCCTCAGTCTCAGCGGCATGCACATGCCATCCACGATCTGCTCCATCGTATCTTCCAGCGCGTCCTGGAAGGATTCACCAAAGGCGGATTCATCTGTCCCATGATGACGCATCAAAATATTAAGGAACATAAGGCTGACGCTTATCAGCCTCCGCTGCGCAACATAGGGTGGAAGATAGTCGACCCGCTCACGCATTAGCCGCAATGCCAGTGTCAGATTGGGTGGTTCCGAGCCGCCGAAATCCCCGAATTCAGGAGAGCGGCTCTGAAGAAGATATTGGCTCAGGAAACTGGCATAGGAATGGTTGCCGTCAGCATCTTGTAGATCAAGTTGTGGCAGGAGGATGATTTCTAAAATGGTTCGAGCATCCTTCAGACGATCGCCGATCCTGGCCAGGTGCAGCATTGCTCCGCGAGCCGTTTCCATCTGATCCATCCGGTAGTCGAATATTGCCCGAACCAGGCCTTCGCGGGAGCCAAAATGATATTGCACCGCGGCGTGATTGCCCTGCCCCGCTTTTGTGGCGATTTCTCGCATAGAGGCGCCATTGATCCCGTTTTTTGCAAA encodes:
- a CDS encoding IS3 family transposase (programmed frameshift) — its product is MKPKPSLKNSPTKAPAERVVKDIRRQTRRHFSAEDKIRIVLDGLRGEDSIAELCRKEGIAQSLYYTWSKEFMEAGKRRLAGDTARAATTGEVQDLRREARALKECVADLTLENRLLKKHDRGWGRRRMRYPASEKLEIIRIVEQSHLPAKHTLDKLGIPRRTFYRWYDRFVEGGPEALEDRPSAPSRVWNRIGDDIQGQIVEMALDYSELSPRELAVRFTDEKRYFVSEATVYRLLKAHDLITSPAYVVIKAADRFHTQTTRPNEMWQTDFTYFKIIGWGWMYLSTVLDDFSRYIIAWKLCTNMRAEDVTDTLDLALKASGCDSATVLHKPRLLSDNGPSYIAGELAEYIDAQKMSHVRGAPMHPQTQGKIERWHQTLKNRILLENYFLPGDLEAQIEAFVEHYNNQRYHESLNNVTPADAYLGRAPAIIKQRERIKRKTIEYRRLQHRRLAA
- a CDS encoding TetR/AcrR family transcriptional regulator encodes the protein MANAKIKIDEAVSADIIDGKTRLILAGEQLFAKNGINGASMREIATKAGQGNHAAVQYHFGSREGLVRAIFDYRMDQMETARGAMLHLARIGDRLKDARTILEIILLPQLDLQDADGNHSYASFLSQYLLQSRSPEFGDFGGSEPPNLTLALRLMRERVDYLPPYVAQRRLISVSLMFLNILMRHHGTDESAFGESFQDALEDTMEQIVDGMCMPLRLRPT